The genomic interval CCGTAAGACTATCTTCCTACTGCCAGAATAATCTAAAAATAGTTCAATTTAAAGAATTGAACAGCAGTAATTTTTCCATACAAGTCAAGATGACCAAGTAGCCCCCTAATGTAAGCGCACACACATATAATTCATTAATTCCCTATGATGCCTCAAATCTTTCAACCAAAAGATGGACATTCACCTTGAAACTAGTAAAAGACATAATCCAGTCAAAGTGTATATACCATTTCAACATTTGTGTAAAATAAGACAATGCTGGCACAAAGAAACACTGTGGTAGATATCTGGTATCAGAATAGATGAACCTAAGCAGCAAAATCCACACTATATATATGACAGAATGCATTAAAAAAACTAGGCTTCAAGAAATAATAGTGGCAAGGTGATAAGACTGTTATACAGACAAGGTGGCATAGAATAATGGTATAAAAAACGAAATCATGGTATATAAACCAGTAAAGAACTTACAGTCCCATTGCTTTGGGCAGCAGCATTAGGACCAGATTGTTGCGCCTCTTCAGCTCGTCGTTTTTTCTCCGCTGCTAAAAGAGAGCAAAAACCAAATGCAAAACATATAAATACATGTTCTTCAATAATCGAACagtgaaaaatgaaaataaaatgtaGTCCTAAGCAGTAATTCCCTAATAACTAAAGAGTAGAACCAAACCAAAGGGAACTCAACAAGCAGATAAATCAAGTTTCATAAGTTATGACTGATGACTGAACTACCAACACAAAAACTTACTACTCCTAGAAAAGTAGCTTGCGCATCTGAAATAAAATAGAGGTAATGATGCTCATGATAAGCTTAGCGGACACTTTAGGCACttccaaaattttattttattgttgaaAAGACTTCAGACGGAAGTCCCCACAACAACATACATCTTCATCACCAAAGAAAGTGTTGTGTACCTAACGTAACATAAGGCATTTGAGATGTCTAGGATGAAGTCAAATGTGGTGAAAGGACCTTAAGAAAATCACAAAGTATAAAAAAAAACGTTGGGCTCTCAAGTTCATAGACATAGGTGGAGCATCATGGAAGTGTGAGAAACTATGGTTTAATTACCTATCTTCAAGAACAAAGAAATTAAATGTCTCCGTAGCTTGCTCACAATTGGTGGATCAACCAATGTGTCATGCGTGTCGAATAGACATAGACTTCTTGAGATAATTAATGTATTCTTCTACTGGAAAAGGAGCTTATGAGTACCTCCTTAAATTTCAAGAATGAACAGGAGTACAATTGATACAAAAAGCAGAGATAGAGAAAGGAATCTTTCCATTTTGCTAGCCACTACACAACTTCCATTCATGAGAACATTTTTGTTTTGGACATAGGCACCAAGAAGATGAGAATACTTTGGAAGTACGTGTTTTATAACAGACCTaagatattgatatatataattgaaaTACTTAAAAGACATCAATGCCGAAGATTTTGAAAGTTCAAGTTGATGTATGTCCGAAATGGCATGTTTATGTGATGTAGGGAGTATACACTACATAGATGTTTGAAAGGCTGATGCCCTAGTTATGAAGATATTGAAGAATGCAATTTTAACTTGCACTGTAGAATTCTTAGTATTTCCCCATTCCTGTACTACCTCAAGGTATCTGCTAGGATTGCAAATCAGAAAGTTTTGTGCATAGAACGATCAAACATCCATAAATGAAAATGCAATTAGAAATACCTTTCTCCTcttgcttctttcttttctcttttggagcAGTAGAACCATCTTCGGTTGCAAGACAGTCAGATCTTGTTTTCGCATATTGTACTCGCTGCACAGGGCAAGGAAAAGAATTAAGTTGTAACTAGCCCTTGGTAATAAATAGAGTGGTACTATTAAGCCTGATCTATTTTCTTCTGATTGTGATGTAATAGACCGTCCATATAAATTGTTTATTTTCACTTGCCCAGTATACAAACAAGAGATTGTATTAGGAGCAATTGACTCTACAGTAGTTAAGGCATATGTTTTTCAGCATCTAGATAGAGATTATCCTGACATGTTATTCTACAAATAACAAAAGGGTGAATGCTTACTACATAAACAAATTATAATGTATGTAAGACCTACACTATGAAGAATGCATGTTTACCTATGCTACTTCATTAACCTAAGCATCCCGCAAAACATTGTAGAACACAAATGATATGATGCTTGCTAGCCAGATCAAGGTATTATCATACTATTAATAAATGGATCCATGTGTAACTGTACATTACTTGCATCActgaaaatttaaattgataACCATCTGAGTAGCTTCATTACtgaaaatttaacattgaatttAGAACCTTGTTGTAAAAAATTTACAGCCCAACATATGGCACCAGACTGAACTCTGCAAATACTTAATATCCCATGTGAAAAAATAGCAATGCAATGTTACTCTAAGGCAAAACATACACaccatataaaaaaatcaaattggaAATTAAAACATCAGTTATCAACTAAAGTGCAAATGATTACCATTCTTTTGCCATAAAAATCGAATTCCTGCAGTCCACGGAAAGCATTTGTGGCGGCGGTAATTTCGCTGAAGACCACCCATGCCTGCCCCCTCAGTTTAGGTGTTTTTAAGGCCACCACATCCAGTATCCTCCCATATTGGGAGCACAACGCATAGAGTGATCTCTTTAATTCTGCAGGAAAGATCAACATAAGTTACTGCATGAATCGAGCAAAGAGGTGTACTGTTATACCATAGTTGAACAACAGAGCGATGGTTTACACAAACTAGGGTTATCTGGTTAGCTTAGGGTACACAGAACAGGAGACTATTTTTTGCACTACACACTCGAATTTCTATGACACACAATGTAAGAGAGATTTCCCCCCAAACGACAGCTTAACCTGGTAAACGGAATCAAGATGGGCATTCCCATCAGCCTCTAGCGAGAAAACATGGAGCAACTCCAACATCTGCCCGCCGACTGCCCCCCTTCATCAACTGCTatgggaacaaaaaaaaaatcaaaacacctCCAACATCCTAAACCTCCGGACGCTACATGACCAAACCCTACAACGAGGCGAGTAGGCGACAGAGAGCAGCGGCCCAGATCGGGAGGGCTAGGGTTTTACGAGGGATTTTGGCCAGCGGGCGGCCGCGCGCTGGGTCGCCGCCCGGGAGAAGATGCGTACCTTCTTTCTTGACCTTCTCGTTGAGGTTCCTGAGGTAGACCGTCTGGTTCGGGGGTATGTCGCCGGACAAcatctccgccgcgccgccgccgccgccgccgaagacgaGAAGGGAGACGAGACGAGCAGGAGAGAGGGCCGCGATATTGTGGCCGCGGTGAGGGATTTGGCTCTCCTGCTTTCTCTGCCCCCTTCGCTTCTCTCTTCGGCCCTCGGGCCTCGTAGTCGGCGCGTGCGAAAATATCGATGGGCCGTATTGGCGCGTTGGGTCCACAGCCCACGTACACGTTTGCCTCTGTACaagtaggaataagttcacctgcaATCCCTCAACTTTTACACTGAGTTTGTTTGACATTCCTTATgctcaataccagaaatcttcacccctaaactatataaaaccgtCCAATTTAAGTCCCATGGCAATATAGATGCATGGATTTATTGACGTGGCAgcctagtcagcaaaataaaaataaaataat from Oryza glaberrima chromosome 3, OglaRS2, whole genome shotgun sequence carries:
- the LOC127766327 gene encoding U2 small nuclear ribonucleoprotein B'' isoform X2; protein product: MLSGDIPPNQTVYLRNLNEKVKKEELKRSLYALCSQYGRILDVVALKTPKLRGQAWVVFSEITAATNAFRGLQEFDFYGKRMRVQYAKTRSDCLATEDGSTAPKEKRKKQEEKAEKKRRAEEAQQSGPNAAAQSNGTGYQASRLGKTSQEPPAPPNNILFIQNLPAETTSMMLQILFQQYPGFREVRMIEAKPGIAFVEYEDDSQSMVAMQALQGFKITPYNPMAISYAKK
- the LOC127766327 gene encoding U2 small nuclear ribonucleoprotein B'' isoform X1, with product MLSGDIPPNQTVYLRNLNEKVKKEELKRSLYALCSQYGRILDVVALKTPKLRGQAWVVFSEITAATNAFRGLQEFDFYGKRMRVQYAKTRSDCLATEDGSTAPKEKRKKQEEKAAEKKRRAEEAQQSGPNAAAQSNGTGYQASRLGKTSQEPPAPPNNILFIQNLPAETTSMMLQILFQQYPGFREVRMIEAKPGIAFVEYEDDSQSMVAMQALQGFKITPYNPMAISYAKK